One segment of Accipiter gentilis chromosome 26, bAccGen1.1, whole genome shotgun sequence DNA contains the following:
- the ARAP3 gene encoding arf-GAP with Rho-GAP domain, ANK repeat and PH domain-containing protein 3 isoform X1 has protein sequence MSSLCGPDSDIADWLATIHLERYRDVFKQHGYHVARDAALLDGNHLQQIGITATGHRKRILNLAQQTRMLSQFQGGPAAGDAHFRATEVLDASQAGKDAMKAELGGSTDAFGTQQHIATPAQASPLEKDPASPLLKPVPKPRTVFPRSKPEQSLPPVPPARATVPAHSPGSDKEPAAFVVLEGFVPGESSTDLDSPEPTPALPAGPGAAVAMGMGASRLRARESAREETRLPPAPDHGQTLEASEKSPPSAPSIPPRHSHRVPAAKPSPGSVPEGHPVSSPPLPAAAAPTRRDPSPCPRAASQLGSGQGRLEMVSNVIYEGLEPPSAPTEDSGGADGPQGQGVAQPPVLSLQELTQPDDKPDSPGWPGGGLPPIPQRPTGKAEVSDQPISPYSETIFGHVAPSREQKGVGISSDQSYEAVSELDLEREACRTSSECSSEGRSEDEETRSRLINRIVQNDTEGYSTVEAPRAEGTSFSLPAHLYPDEVLDDLTISPYASFTSLSEPRPTMLSGWLDKLSPQGNYVFQRRYVRFDGKNLMYFSSEKEPYPKGVIPLSVIEMARSTKDNKFQVFTSHRIFVFRAENEAQRNEWCSTLQKKVMDQRLVGSRPRPTNTAHCQKSGILELKGQKSKVFAALSLPEMWLYKSEQFFKMGIGICLIEMRGSTIREAKNRSFELITPFKIFSFVAESEREKREWMEALQEAIAEMLYDYEVAEKIWSNKANKYCADCWAQSPDWASINLCVVICKQCAGQHRSLGSNISKVQSLKLDTSVWSNEIVQLFIVLGNDRANRFWAAHLPTTEALYPDASAEQRRDFISRKYREGRYRLPHPHYPTQEDVLQALCTAVAGPALLKTILQFFSSSEAGLTADPAACEVAPGADPWWRPESKRPRNHSGSTRTQELGPEGVYNEITQPVTHSGYLYRATAPHKLPGAKKSKEDFQRTWCSLERALLFFESEKCTEPLGHIESTDLISLGVNRAQALTSPGPTERFRFTLELFLTGEKVHQLGTDGPETLQAWASAIGKWFTPVSCHCLLGYEFQRVGQLRYKCMLNPERWQQAFFILQKAHLFICPTEDDGAEDSINLRRLQELSVVPPMDTPEKKELLILVEMGRTFYLQGLSRADSAAWYTDIQASAGGRGNALRDQQLSRGDIPIIVDSCIAFITQYGLRHEGIYRKNGAKSRIKVLMEEFRRDARNVKLRINDNFIEDVTDVLKRFFRELEDPVFTLELHPQWKEAAEISSKPQRLERYKDLIHRLPRLNHKTLAALIGHLYRVQKCADLNQMSTKNLSLLFAPSLFQTDGKGEHEVKVMEDLIDNYVSIFNIDEDQVSQMDLENSLITTWKDTQLSQAGDLIIEVYLEQKLPDCCVTLKVSPTMTAEELTNQVLEMRNVAASLDIWLTFEALENGELERPLHPKEKVLEQALQWCKLPEPSAAYLLVRKVPIGEGSCLFTGIKRETPKCGLLKCREEPPKLLGNKFQERYFVIRDRRLLLLKEKRSAKPEREWPLDAAKVYMGIRKKLKPPAQWGFTLTLDKQQLYLVCSGQAELWDWTTSILKAQHDDLRPVIMRRRSSSDLAKQKFGTMPLVPLHGDSTDTTMLSANQTLRRLHTRRTLSMFFPMKMHQDSLEEQQEKEVDADPVYEEVGNFPELATLELGQGLLADLSAVPPVDRSKKPAPFPEQPPATALRSSLPASPAQRVAGLPVTKALSLERGLNLESDRAPVQGLRPTKTASLERNMEPSLALAGDWEQATTPGSSPSMETSLEISKKRNMQSPSPINNKLIQELSSVILRKNEGQPPEPGQPVT, from the exons ATGAGCTCCTTGTGCGGTCCTGACTCTGATATTGCAGACTGGCTGGCCACCATTCACTTGGAGAGGTACCGGGATGTCTTCAAGCAGCATGGGTACCATGTGGCCAGAGACGCCGCCTTGCTGGATGGCAACCACCTGCAGCAGATCGGCATCACCGCCACCGGGCATCGCAAAAGGATCCTGAACTTGGCGCAGCAGACACGGATGCTCAGTCAATTCCAGGGGGGACCCGCAGCAGGAGATGCCCATTTCCGAGCCACCGAGGTCCTGGATGCCTCCCAGGCAGGCAAGGATGCCAtgaaagcagagctgggagggtCTACTGATGCCTTTGGGACACAACAGCACATTGCTACGCCTGCCCAGGCATCGCCTCTAGAGAAGGACCCTGCTTCTCCCCTCCTGAAGCCAGTTCCCAAGCCGAGGACAGTTTTCCCTCGCTCAAAGCCAGAGCAGAGCTTACCGCCCGTGCCACCAGCACGTGCCACGGTGCCAGCACACAGCCCAGGTAGCGACAAGGAGCCTGCTGCCTTTGTGGTACTGGAGGGATTTGTGCCAGGGGAGAGCTCCACGGATTTGGATAGCCCGGAGCCCACACCAGCATTGCCGGCTGGCCCAGGGGCAGCCGTAGCCATGGGCATGGGAGCATCCAGGCTGCGAGCGCGGGAGAGCGCTCGGGAGGAGACACGACTCCCCCCAGCTCCGGATCATGGACAAACCCTGGAGGCATCGGAGAAATCCCCCCCGTCTGCCCCATCCATCCCACCACGGCACAGCCACAGGGTCCCGGCAGCTAAGCCCAGCCCGGGCAGCGTGCCAGAGGGTCACCCCGTGTccagccctcccctgcctgctgcagctgccccaACCAGGAGAGATCCCTCACCGTGCCCCAGGGCAGCCTCGCAGCTGGgctcagggcagggcaggctggagaTGGTGTCCAACGTCATCTATGAAGGACTCGAGCCCCCGTCAGCACCCACTGAGGACTCAGGAGGGGCGGATGGTCCCCAGGGTCAGGGTGTCGCTCAGCCCCCGGTTCTGTCCCTGCAAGAGCTGACCCAGCCGGACGACAAGCCTGA CAGTCCCGGCTGGCCTGGTGGGGGCCTGCCCCCCATCCCGCAGAGACCCACCGGCAAGGCAG AGGTCAGCGACCAGCCCATCAGCCCCTACAGCGAGACCATCTTTGGACATGTAGCCCCATCCCGGGAGCAGAAG GGTGTTGGCATCTCCTCCGATCAGAGCTACGAGGCAGTGTCTGAGCTGGACCTGGAGCGAGAAGCATGCAG GACAAGCAGCGAGTGCAGCAGCGAGGGAAGGAGCGAGGATGAGGAGACCCGGTCCCGGCTCATCAACCGCATTGTTCAGAATGACACAGAGGGGTACTCTACCGTGGAAGCACCACGGGCTGAAGGCACATCGTTCAGCCTGCCAGCCCATCTCTACCCAGATGAGGTCCTGGACGACCTCACCATCTCCCCTTACGCCAGCTTCACGTCACTCTCTGAGCCCCGACCCACCATGCTCAGTGGCTGGCTGGACAAGCTCTCCCCACAAGG GAACTATGTCTTCCAGAGGCGCTACGTCCGTTTCGACGGGAAGAACCTGATGTACTTCAGCAGTGAGAAA GAGCCCTACCCCAAGGGGGTGATCCCGTTGTCCGTGATTGAGATGGCTCGCTCCACCAAGGACAACAAGTTCCAGGTCTTCACCAGCCACCGGATCTTTGTCTTCCGTGCCGAGAATGAGG CCCAGAGGAATGAGTGGTGCTCCACACTGCAGAAGAAGGTGATGGACCAACGCCTGGTgggctcccggccccggcccaccAACACTGCTCACTGCCAGAAGTCAGGCATCCTGGAGCTGAAGGGTCAGAAGTCCAAGGTGTTCGCAGCCCTGAGCCTGCCCGAGATGTGGCTGTACAAGAGCGAGCAG TTCTTTAAAATGGGCATTGGCATCTGCTTGATTGAGATGCGTGGCTCCACCATCCGCGAAGCCAAGAACCGCAGCTTCGAGCTCATTACCCCCTTCAAAATATTCAG CTTTGTGGCGGAGTCAGAGCGGGAGAAGCGGGAGTGGATGGAGGCCCTGCAGGAGGCCATAGCTGAGATGCTTTATGACTACGAGGTGGCAGAGAAGATCTGGTCCAACAAAGCCAACAAATACTGTGCGGACTGCTGGGCTCAAAGTCCTGACTGGGCATCCATCAACCTGTGCGTGGTCATCTGCAAGCAGTGTGCAG GGCAGCATCGCAGCCTGGGCTCCAACATCTCCAAGGTGCAAAGTCTGAAGCTTGACACCAGTGTCTGGTCCAATGAAATTGTACAG CTCTTCATTGTGCTGGGAAATGATCGAGCCAATCGGTTTTGGGCAGCTCACCTCCCTACCACTGAAGCTCTCTACCCAGATGCCAGTGCCGAGCAGAGACGGGACTTCATCTCCCGCAAGTACCGAGAGGGACGGTACCGCCTGCCCCATCCCCATTACCCCACTCAGGAGGACGTGCTCCAG GCACTGTGCACTGCGGTGGCAGGACCAGCCCTGCTCAAGACCATCCTGCAGTTCTTCTCGTCCTCGGAGGCTGGGCTGACAGCTGACCCTGCTGCCTGCGAGGTGGCCCCAGGGGCCGACCCTTGGTGGCGACCAGAAAGCAAAAGGCCCAGGAACCATTCAG ggagcaCCCGCACACAGGAGCTGGGTCCGGAGGGTGTCTACAATGAGATCACGCAGCCAGTGACACACAGCGGGTATCTGTACCGGGCCACAGCCCCCCACAAGCTCCCAGGTGCCAAGAAGAGCAAAGAGG ACTTCCAGCGCACATGGTGCTCCCTGGAGAGAGCCCTGCTCTTCTTCGAGTCAGAGAAATGCACTGAGCCCCTGGGCCACATTGAGAGCACGGACCTCATCTCCCTGGGTGTGAACAGAGCCCAGGCACTCACCAGCCCTGGCCCCACTGAAAG ATTTCGCTTCACCCTTGAGCTCTTCCTCACCGGGGAAAAAGTGCACCAGCTGGGAACTGATGGGCCTGAGACGCTGCAAGCCTGGGCCAGCGCTATTGGCAAG TGGTTCACACCCGTGAGCTGTCACTGCCTGCTGGGCTACGAGTTCCAGCGTGTGGGCCAGCTGCGCTACAAGTGCATGCTCAACCCTGAGCGGTGGCAGCAGGCCTTCTTCATCCTGCAGAAAGCCCACCTCTTCATCTGCCCCACCGAGGATGACGGGGCTGAGGACAGCATCAACCTCCGGCGGCTGCAGGAGCTCA GTGTGGTTCCCCCCATGGATACCCCAGAGAAGAAGGAGCTACTGATCCTGGTGGAGATGGGGAG GACATTTTACCTCCAGGGCTTGTCACGGGCGGACTCGGCAGCATGGTACACCGACATCCAAGCATCGGCAGGGGGCCGGGGTAACGCGCTGCGGGACCAGCAGCTGAGCCGGGGGGACATCCCCATCATCGTGGACAGCTGCATCGCCTTCATCACGCAGTACG GGTTGCGGCATGAGGGGATTTACCGCAAGAATGGAGCCAAGTCCCGGATCAAGGTACTGATGGAGGAGTTTCGGCGGGATGCCCGCAATGTCAAGCTGCGCATCAATGACAATTTCATCGAGGACGTCACTGATGTGCTGAAGAGGTTCTTCCGTGAGCTGGAAGACCCTGTCTTCACCCTGGAGCTGCACCCACAGTGGAAGGAGGCTGCAG AAATCTCCTCAAAACCCCAGCGCCTGGAGCGGTACAAGGACCTCATTCATCGCCTGCCTCGCCTCAACCACAAGACCCTGGCTGCGCTCATCGGGCACCTCTACCG GGTGCAGAAATGTGCGGACCTCAACCAGATGAGCACCAAAAACCTGTCACTGCTCTTTGCACCCAGCCTTTTCCAGACTGATGGCAAAGGGGAGCATGAGGTCAAGGTGATGGAAGACCTCATTGACAACTATGTCAGCATCTTCAAC ATTGACGAGGACCAGGTATCCCAGATGGATCTGGAGAACAGTCTGATCACTACCTGGAAGGACACCCAG CTCTCACAGGCAGGGGACCTCATCATCGAGGTGTACCTGGAGCAGAAGCTGCCCGACTGCTGTGTCACCCTGAAG GTGTCCCCCACAATGACAGCAGAGGAGCTCACCAACCAGGTGCTGGAGATGCGCAACGTGGCGGCCAGCCTGGACATCTGGCTGACCTTTGAGGCCCTGGAGAACGGGGAGCTGG AGCGGCCCCTGCACCCCAAGGAGAAGGTGCTGGAGCAAGCTTTGCAGTGGTGCAAGCTCCCAGAGCCCAGCGCTGCATACCTGCTGGTGAGGAAGGTCCCCATTGGCGAGGGGAGTTGTCTCTTCACAG GCATCAAGCGTGAGACCCCCAAGTGTGGGCTGCTGAAATGCCGTGAGGAACCCCCCAAGCTGCTGGGGAACAAGTTTCAGGAGCGCTACTTCGTCATCCGGGACCGGAGACTGCTGCTGCTCAAGGAAAAGAGG AGTGCCAAGCCAGAGCGGGAGTGGCCCCTGGATGCAGCCAAGGTTTACATGGGCATTAGGAAGAAGCTGAAGCCACCAGCCCA GTGGGGTTTCACACTGACCCTGGACAAGCAGCAGCT GTACCTGGTGTGCTCGGGACAGGCTGAGCTGTGGGACTGGACCACTAGCATCCTCAAGGCTCAG CATGATGACCTGCGCCCTGTGATCATGCGCCGGCGCTCCTCCTCAGACCTCGCCAAGCAGAAGTTCGGCACCATGCCGCTGGTGCCCCTGCACGGGGACAGCACTGACACCACCATGCTCTCCGCCAACCAGACCCTG CGCCGCCTGCACACGCGAAGGACTTTGTCCATGTTCTTT CCCATGAAGATGCACCAGGACtccctggaggagcagcaggagaaggaagtGGACGCCGATCCTGTCTATGAGGAGGTGGGCAACTTCCCTGAACTGGCCACgctggagctggggcaggggctgctggcagacCTGTCGGCCGTGCCCCCTGTGGACAGGTCCAAGAAGCCAGCTCCGTTCCCTGAGCAGCCCCCGGCCACGGCGCTGCGCTCCTCGTTGCccgccagcccagcccagagggTGGCGGGTCTCCCCGTCACCAAAGCCCTGTCCCTTGAAAGGGGTTTGAACCTGGAGAGCGACAGAGCTCCAGTCCAGGGGCTCAGACCCACCAAAACGGCCTCTCTGGAGAGGAACATGGAGCCTTCCCTGGCACTGGCTGGGGACTGGGAGCAGGCAACCACACCAGGGAGCAGTCCCAGTATGGAGACTTCCCTGGAGATCTCCAAGAAGAGGAACATGCAGTCTCCCTCACCTATCAACAACAAACTCATCCAGGAGCTCAGCAGCGTCATCCTCAGGAAGAACGAAGGCCAGCCACCGGAGCCAGGCCAGCCAGTGACGTGA